A section of the Humulus lupulus chromosome 2, drHumLupu1.1, whole genome shotgun sequence genome encodes:
- the LOC133819406 gene encoding isoleucine--tRNA ligase, chloroplastic/mitochondrial → MSFFKSFATNSPAFKPREASMAVLYTSPSRVLSQRTRSSFRRTSDGLFHLKGSSSIKVFTLFNTTNYSTYSSDEFPSSKRRARGPVMAAKKAAEGAKQEDGKYKHTVDLPKTTFGMRANSLVREPEIQKIWDDNQVFKRVVDKNSGANFILHDGPPYANGDLHMGHALNKILKDMINRYKLLQNYKVYYIPGWDCHGLPIELKVLQSLDENTRKDLTPVKLRAKAAKFAKATVKTQMTSFKRYGVWADWDNPYLTLDPEYEAAQIEVFGQMAIQGYIYRGRKPVHWSPSSRTALAEAELEYPEGHVSRSIYAIFRMVSAPPASGGLLKDYFPDLCLAIWTTTPWTVPANAAVAVNAKLQYAIVEVQSLSEDVLSAGNKNRQLGNVLKEEKKPFLIVASDLVSTLEAKWSVKLVVRKIMLGSDLENCRYIHPISNKECPVVIGGDYITTESGTGLVHTAPGHGQEDYVTGMKYGLPLLSPVDDDGKFTEEAGQFNGLDVLADGNVAVVKYLDEHLSLIMEESYAHKYPYDWRTKKPTIFRATEQWFASVEGFRQAAMEAIGHVKWIPSQAENRISAMTTSRSDWCISRQRTWGVPIPVFYHVQTKEPLMNEETVDHIKSIIAEKGSDAWWYMKVEDLLPGKYRDQASEYVKGTDTMDVWFDSGSSWAAVLGTRKDLSFPADLYLEGTDQHRGWFQSSLLTSIATKGKAPYSGVITHGFVLDERGLKMSKSLGNVVDPQSVIEGGKNQKEAPGYGADVLRLWVSSVDYTSDVLVGPQVLRQMSDIYRKLRGTLRYLLGNLHDWHADNAVPYHDLPMIDRHALFQLENVVKNIRESYENYQFFKIFQVIQRFVIVDLSNFYFDVGKDRLYVGGTTSLTRRSCQTVLVAHLFSIVKVIAPILPHLAEDVWQNLPFQYTKEDGTVAEFVFESGWPAWNQTWLSFPIEEFEFWGKVLELRTEVNKVLEGARIEKLIGSSLEAKVYLYTSDASLASRLREMCESCNDADTLHRIFITSQAEILPAMKKEVIENIPHSGECLIEGTTKIWIGVSRAEGSKCERCWNFSPQVGSFSEHPTLCSRCYNVVSVKRSPAIAMAS, encoded by the exons GCGCAAAGCAGGAAGATGGAAAATACAAGCACACAGTTGATCTGCCTAAGACAACTTTTGGCATGAGAGCAAACTCTTTGGTTAGGGAGCCTGAAATTCAGAAAATTTGGGATGACAATCAAGTGTTCAAGAGAGTTGTTGATAAAAATTCAGGG GCAAATTTTATTCTTCATGATGGTCCTCCATATGCCAATGGTGACCTTCACATGGGACATGCtctgaacaagattttgaaggatATGATCAACCGCTATAAG CTTCTTCAAAACTATAAAGTTTATTATATACCTGGTTGGGATTGTCATGGCTTACCAATCGAGTTGAAAG TTTTGCAGTCACTGGATGAAAATACTAGAAAGGATCTCACACCAGTAAAATTAAGAGCCAAGGCAGCTAAATTTGCCAAAGCAACTGTCAAAACTCAAATGACTTCATTTAAG CGTTATGGAGTGTGGGCAGACTGGGATAATCCATATCTAACTCTTGATCCAGAATATGAAGCTGCTCAG ATTGAAGTGTTTGGCCAAATGGCAATCCAAGGTTATATTTATAGAGGTAGGAAACCAGTTCACTGGAGTCCCTCATCACGAACTGCTCTTGCAGAGGCTGAGTTAGAG TATCCAGAAGGGCATGTTTCAAGAAGCATATATGCTATTTTCAGAATGGTTAGTGCACCTCCAGCTTCTGGTGGCTTATTAAAGGACTATTTCCCAGATTTATGCTTGGCTATATGGACTACAACTCCCTGGACTGTTCCAGCCAATGCTG CTGTTGCTGTGAATGCCAAGCTTCAATATGCCATAGTTGAAGTACAATCACTCTCAGAAGATGTCTTATCTGCTGGAAATAAAAATCGACAGCTTGGAAATGTTCTGAAGGAGGAAAAGAAGCCTTTTCTAATTGTAGCTTCAGATCTTGTGTCAACATTAGAGGCTAAATGGAGTGTAAAGCTTGTTGTCAGGAAAATTATGTTGGGTTCAGATCTTGAAAATTGCAG GTATATACATCCAATCAGTAATAAAGAATGTCCTGTTGTCATTGGAGGAGATTATATTACTACAGAATCAGGAACTGGACTGGTCCATACAGCTCCTGGACATGGCCAGGAAGACTATGTGACTGGCATGAAGTACGGACTGCCATTACTTTCCCCTGTCGACGATGATGGGAAGTTCACCGAAGAAGCCGGACAATTCAATGGGCTTGATGTACTCGCTGATGGTAATGTTGCTGTTGTGAAATACTTGGATGAGCATTTGTCACTTATTATGGAAGAATCTTATG CACACAAGTATCCATATGATTGGAGAACCAAAAAGCCCACAATATTTAGGGCAACTGAGCAATGGTTTGCGTCAGTTGAAGGATTTCGCCAAGCTGCTATGGAGGCAATTGGTCATGTAAAATGGATTCCCTCTCAG GCAGAGAACAGAATTTCTGCGATGACTACTAGTCGGTCTGATTGGTGTATATCACGCCAAAGGACATGGGGTGTTCCAATTCCAGTCTTTTATCACGTGCAAACAAAGGAACCTCTGATGAATGAAGAGACTGTTGATCATATCAAGT CTATAATAGCCGAAAAGGGTAGTGATGCCTGGTGGTACATGAAGGTGGAGGATCTTCTCCCTGGTAAATATCGCGATCAAGCATCAGAGTATGTAAAAGGGACTGACACGATGGATGTATGGTTTGATTCAG gTTCTTCTTGGGCTGCGGTTTTGGGAACAAGGAAGGACCTTAGTTTTCCTGCAGACTTGTACCTTGAAGGCACAGATCAGCATCGTGGATGGTTCCAGAGTTCATTATTAACAAGCATTGCTACAAAAG GAAAGGCACCATATTCTGGTGTTATAACACATGGATTTGTATTGGATGAGAGAGGTCTAAAAATGAGCAAATCTTTGGGCAATGTTGTAGACCCACAAAGTGTGATTGAAGGAGGAAAAAACCAGAAG GAAGCACCTGGTTATGGAGCTGATGTATTACGGCTCTGGGTTTCCAGTGTAGATTATACTAGTGATGTACTGGTCGGTCCTCAAGTTCTCCGCCAAATGTCTGACATTTATCGGAAGCTGCGAGGAACATTGAGATACCTTTTGGGAAATCTTCATGATTGGCAT GCTGATAATGCTGTTCCATATCATGATCTTCCCATGATTGATCGACATGCTCTATTTCAGCTTGAAAATGTTGTAAAGAACATTAGAGAGAGCTATGAAAACTATCAGTTCTTTAAGATCTTTCAG GTCATACAACGATTTGTCATTGTTGACCTATCAAATTTCTATTTCGATGTTGGAAAAGATCGGCTTTATGTTGG GGGTACAACAAGTTTGACAAGGAGAAGCTGTCAAACAGTTCTTGTGGCGCATCTCTTTTCCATTGTGAAAGTGATAGCTCCCATATTGCCACATTTGGCTGAAGATGTCTGGCAGAACCTCCCCTTCCAGTATACTAAAGAGGATGGAACTGTTGCTGAATTTGTTTTTGAATCAGGATGGCCAGCTTGGAATCAAACATGGCTTTCTTTTCCTATTGAAGAGTTTGAATTCTGGGGAAAGGTTCTCGAG CTGCGGACTGAGGTGAATAAAGTCTTAGAGGGTGCTCGTATTGAAAAGTTGATTGGCTCCAGTTTGGAAGCCAAAGTTTATCTGTATACTTCTGATGCTAGCTTAGCCTCTAGATTGCGTGAAATGTGTGAGTCTTGCAATGATGCAGACACATTGCATCGCATATTCATAACATCTCAG GCTGAGATCCTTCCGGCAATGAAAAAAGAAGTAATTGAAAACATTCCGCACAGCGGAGAATGCCTGATTGAAGGGACAACTAAAATATGGATTGGTGTGTCCCGTGCTGAGGGCAGTAAGTGTGAAAGGTGCTGGAATTTTTCACCTCAAGTTGGTTCCTTTTCAGAGCATCCAACTCTTTGCAGCCGTTGTTACAATGTGGTAAGTGTTAAACGATCTCCAGCTATAGCAATGGCCTCTTGA